A single Amphiura filiformis chromosome 8, Afil_fr2py, whole genome shotgun sequence DNA region contains:
- the LOC140158362 gene encoding parkin coregulated gene protein homolog, whose amino-acid sequence MIDNNPERHIQHQRKQLKLQLWRFQKKTAAHPFSTQSYAGGTVKPAPSARAFSPRLTAPSDFRYFYERGDFPITVEHDTSQNKIAWKVEIEKLDFHHYLPLFFDGLSETEYPYKFFSRQGTQDMLVHGGHKVLPVIPQLIIPIKKALETRQRDVICATLRLMQCLILSNEMAGEAMVPYYRQILPVLNLFKNCNKNLGDAIDYGQRRGENIGDLVNETLEMLEKYGGRDAFINIKYMVPTYESCVC is encoded by the exons ATGATTGATAATAATCCGGAAAGGCATATA CAACATCAGAGAAAACAACTAAAACTGCAACTATGGCGTTTTCAAAAGAAAACCGCTGCGCATCCATTTTCGACCCAATCGTACGCAGGAGGTACAGTAAAACCTGCCCCGAGTGCCAGAGCATTCAGCCCAAGACTGACGGCACCTTCAGATTTCAGATATTTCTATGAGAGAGGAGACTTTCCTATAACTGTTGAGCATGATACAtcacaaaacaaaattgcttggAAG GTCGAAATAGAAAAGTTGGATTTCCATCACTATCTTCCACTCTTCTTTGACGGATTATCTGAAACCGAGTATCCCTACAAATTCTTCTCTCGACAAGGAACTCAAGACATGCTCGTCCACGGGGGTCACAAAGTCCTTCCCGTCATCCCTCAGCTCATTATACCGATAAAGAAGGCTCTTGAGACTAGACAACGTGACGTCATCTGTGCTACACTTCGCCTTATGCAGTGTTTAATTCTTAGCAATGAGATGGCTGGTGAAGCTATGGTTCCCTACTACCGACAGATCCTGCCTGTTTTGAATCTGTTTAAGAATTGTAACAAGAATCTTGGAGATGCAATTGACTATGGGCAAAGACGAGGTGAAAATATAGGCGATTTAGTGAATGAAACTTTGGAAATGTTGGAGAAATATGGTGGCCGAGACGCCTTTATCAATATCAAATATATGGTACCAACATATGAGTCATGTGTGTGTTGA
- the LOC140158708 gene encoding uncharacterized protein, with translation MCVKPCANGGTCYFNSAIKQNTCQCTDGFSGSTCQDALFVAPDPEETNKQEETEKPLAKSSSIKTNNVVKSFQAQEADLQAQTDEDIKGHKIKATDANTATTAIIIAVLAVPIVLMMMVAVAVRLRAQGKIKFGGNGLSKGYSSTADRFSLGNFFNKRRGFNQVSLRKTAIMTEEWNGVKNQI, from the exons ATGTGTGTAAAGCCATGTGCTAATGGAGGCACCTGTTATTTCAACAGTGCCATAAAACAGAACACATGTCAATGTACAGATGGATTCTCTGGGTCAACATGCCAGGATGCTCTCT TCGTTGCCCCGGACCCAGAAGAGACTAATAAACAAGAAGAAACTGAAAAACCTCTAGCTAAATCTAGCAGTATCAAAACAAACAATGTGGTCAAATCATTCCAAGCCCAAGAAGCTGATCTTCAGGCGCAAACTGACGAGGATATCAAAGGACATAAGATAAAAGCTACCGACGCCAACACAGCAACAACTGCAATAATCATTGCAGTGTTAGCTGTGCCTATTGTCCTCATGATGATGGTTGCCGTAGCTGTGCGACTTCGTGCTCAGGGCAAGATAAAGTTTGGTGGAAATGGACTGAGCAAAGGATATAGTTCAACAGCAGATAGGTTTAGTCTGGGTAATTTCTTTAACAAGAGAAGAGGTTTCAATCAAGTTAGCTTACGGAAGACAGCGATCATGACGGAGGAATGGAATGGAGTGAAGAATCAGATATAG